Genomic DNA from Carnobacterium divergens DSM 20623:
TGAAGAGGCAATTGATGCATTTCCTGAACAAATGCATCATCTTCGCAATAATGCTCATGAATACAATCCAATTGAATTTCAAGGTGAAACCTATCAAGCTTTAATTGACAGAAGTCTAGCAGTTGTTCATGAAGCCATGGAAAACTATCCCGAACAAAATCTACTATTTATTAGTCACGGCGTTACCTTAGTTGCAGTGATTCAAACGTTATTAGGCAAACCCTTATCTGATATTCGAGAAGCAGGAGGGTTAGACAACACTAGTTTGTCTGTGATAGAAGTAACACCATTAGAAATGAAGCTGATTTTATGGAATGATAAGAGTCATTTAACTTCATAAAAAAGCTCTCAGAAAAGCTAGCATCCATGCTGTGTTTATTGTAAAATTAATAGAGTTACTAACTTAAACGAGGTGTTAAGATGGATCGCAATCAAAAAGCTTTTCAACTATGGGAGCAAGGACAACCGACAGAAGCAATTGAATTGTTATTTAAAGAAATTGATACTCACCCAGAAAATATGGATAGCTACTATAATTTAGCAACCATGCTGATGCTTGCTCAAAAATATGAAGATGCGAAAGCCGTGTTAACATTAGCAAATGAAAAAAAGGCCAATCAAAGCAATATACTTTATGCATTTGGCAATTTATATTATCAAACGGCAGATTATTCACAAAGTATCTACTATTTTTCACAAGTATTTAAGCAGTCCGAAACAGTCAAAAAAGATGCTGCCATTATGTTAGGTCAAAGCTATTTAGCACTAGAACAACCTAAAAAAGCACTGGTTTATCTATTGACAGCTTTTCAACTAGATGAAACGGATAGTGAACTTGCGTTGCTTTTAGGCAATGCCTTTTTACAAACTGAGGCTTTTAAAGAAGCCTATACTTATTATGATCTCACGTCAAAATTAAATCAAGAAAACAACGAAGCGTGGTTTAAAAAAGGGTTGATGGGAATGGTATTAGGTAATGAAAAAGAAACAATAGAAGCTGATTTCCAAAAATCTCAAGAACTTAACCCAGGATACTATCAACAAAATTTGACTAAACTAGAAGAAATAGAAGCTTTTTTACAAGCAAATCGTCAAGAGTAGCGTTGAAAATTAATTCAGAAAGGATGGCTATAGAAAATGGAAATGCAAGAAAAATTAAACCTGTTTGCAGGAGATGACCCTTTTGTTGTTGGGCAAGTTGCGGCTATTTTCTATCAAAATCCAACCAATTTTTACAAAGTAGTCTTGGTTCGAGTCGTAGAGACAAATTCAACATTTAAAGAAAAAGAAATTGTGGTAACAGGGAGCTTTGGTCAAATTCAAGAAGAGGAAGTTTATCGTTTTTATGGAAAATTGACAGACCATCCAAAATTTGGACTTCAATTTAACGCAGAACGCTACCAACAAGAGCGGCCCACCTCTGCTGCAGGAGTCGTTTCCTATCTTTCTAGCGATAAATTCCCAGGTATTGGGAAAAAGACAGCTGAAAGTATTGTTGATGCGTTAGGAGAATATGCAATTGATGAAATTTTACAAAATCCAGCAATCTTAAAAGGAATTCCTAGCTTAAACGATAAAAAAATTGCGATGATTTCTGAAACCTTACAAGCAGGGGACGGTATGGAGCAAATTATCATTGGATTAAATGGGTTTGGTTTTGGGAGTCAGTTAGCATTTAGTATCTACCAAACCTACCAAGAAGAAACCTTATCGATTATTCAAGAAAATCCGTATCAACTTGTTGAAGATATTGAAAATATTGGGTTTAAAAAAGCAGATAGTATTGCAGAACAGCTTGGTTTTGCAGCCGATTCACCAGCGCGTTTGCGAGCAGCTATTTTATACACATTAAACGAGATTTGTCTTAGTCAAGGAGATACGTATACTTTAGCAGAACCTTTACTAGCAGAAACTATTCGTATTTTAGAAGACAGTCGTCCCTTTATGATCGAACCAGATTTTGTTGCAAATGAATTGATCGGCTTATTAGAAGAACATCGTTTGATTGAAAATGATGAAAAATTGTATATCAATACGCTGTATCATGCAGAATGGGGCGTTGCCAATTCAGTAAAGCGTTTATTAGAGCGCCAAAAGAAAATTCATTATAAAGGGCACGATATTCCAAAAGAAATTCGTCGCTTAGAAAAACGCTTGAATATCTCTTATGGAGATTCTCAAGTCAAAGCAATTGAAGAAGCGCTGACCTCGCCTTTGTTTCTTTTAACAGGTGGACCAGGGACAGGAAAGACCACTGTTTTAAACGGAATCGTCGAATTGTTTGCAGAATTAAATGGACTTTCATTGGATATTAATGATTATCACAATGCTATTTTCCCCATTTTACTAGCAGCACCAACAGGACGAGCAGCTAAACGAATGAACGAATCTACAGGGCTACCAAGTAGTACGATTCATCGTTTGCTAGGCTTAAATGGGCGAGATAAAAACACAGATGCTTTATCTGAGCGTGAGCTAGAAGGTGGCTTACTAATCGTTGATGAAATGTCAATGGTGGACACATGGCTTGCCAATAGCCTGCTAAAGGCAGTTCCAAGTAACATGCAAGTAATATTAGTTGGCGATAAAGATCAATTGCCTTCAGTTGGACCGGGTCAAGTGTTACATGACTTATTAAAATCACAGATGATTCCCAGTATGGAATTAAATGAAATTTACCGTCAGGAAGACGGCTCTTCGATTATTCAACTAGCTCATGAAATCAAAGATGGAAAATTACCTGCCGACTTTACTAGCAACAAAAAAGACCGCTCCTTTTTCAGGTGTGAATCCCCACAAATTGAGCACGTCATTAAGCAGGTCGTTGAAAAAGCGAAAGCAAAAGGCTTTACTTCACAAGACATTCAAGTGTTGGCTCCCATGTATCGAGGTCCAGCGGGAATTGACGCACTAAATAAAATGATGCAAGAAATTTTTAATCCAAATGATACAGGCAAACGAAAAGAAGTAAAATTCAATGACAAAGTCTATCGAATTGGCGATAAGATTTTACATTTGGTAAACAATCCTGAGTCCAATGTTTTTAATGGCGATATGGGAGAAGTTGTAGGTATTCAATTAGCCAAAGAAACCGAAGATAAAGTCGATGAAATGATTATTCAATTTGATACAAATGAAGTGACTTATAAGCGAAATGAATGGAATAAAATAACGTTAGCCTATTGTTGTTCCATTCATAAATCACAAGGTAGCGAATTTAAAATGGTGATTTTACCCATGGTACGTAATTACCATCGAATGCTACGTCGCGATTTACTTTATACAGCGATTACGAGAAGTCGCGATTTGCTGATTTTATGTGGCGAACCACAGGCATTTGAGACTTGTGTGGAAAAATCATCAGATGATCGCTTAACAACTTTAAAAGAGCGTATTGTTGAAACGGATGAGGTAGAAGTTCATTTTGAACCATTAACACCAAAAAAAGTTGATTCTTTAGAAGTCGAAGAAAAACAACCTGCTGAACCGATTAAAGAAGAACAGCAACCGAAAACAGAAGAATTAAGTTTATTTGAAGCTGAGGAAACAACGACAGATCCATCAAATGAACCTATTTCCTATCATCTAACTTTAAAATTAGTCACATCCAACCAAATAAATCCTATGATTGGCATGGAAAACTGCTCCCCTTATGATTTTAATTAAAAAAGCCTTAATTGCCCTATTTTATGAAACAGGGCAATCAAGGCTTTTAAATTTAGTTAGCAAACCAAAAATAACGAGTAGCAGGATTGAAATCAAGGTCAAAAAGCTGTTTTCCCAATTCTTCTCCATCGGCTTGTCCATCGACAGCATGGAGCGTTTCTAAATGGATTTTTTTTCCACTAAAATGGTGCACAGATTTAAACCGAGTATGACGTCCACCAAGCAGCATCATGACGAACAAACTAATTATTTTTAGAAGAGGTAATTTAGAAACTACAATGACGTCAATTAATCCATCAGTTGGAACAGCCATAGGCGCAATATTGACCCCGCCACCAAAATAAGAATGATTCGTAGTCGTAACTAGAAAAGCATCTTTAAACGCTGTTGTTTTGCCGTCAACAGTTAATTGGATAGGAAAGCTCCGCTGGTTAAAGTAAGCTTTTACAAGAGAAGCTACATAAGCCAAAGAACCTAAATTATATTTATTTAAAGTCGCTTTTGCACTAGAGTTGTTCGTTAATTTTACGACTAAGGCATCAAAACCAACGCCTACGTTATTAACAAAATAGCCAACTGGTTGCTCTTTTTCTTGAAATTCAATAATGTCAAAGGCTGAGGCTGATTTAGCCTTTAAAATTTGGTTTAATGCAACTAATGGTTTTCTTGAAATGCCAACTCCACGAGCGAAATCATTGCCAGAGCCAGCTGGTATGTAACCTAAAGGCGTTTTTTTGTATTCTTCCCCAAGACCACGAACAGCTTCATGAAGGGTGCCATCTCCTCCAATAATTAAAATTAAAGCATCCTTTTGTTGAGTAGTATGAATATCCTTAGCCAGCTGATTCACAAGCGAAATGGTGTGTCCTGCGTATTCACTAATAAAAAGCTGATAGTTTTTCTTTTTTTCAAGAAGAGCCTTTTCGATGATTTTCCAAACGTTAGCACCGTTGCCACTTCCAGATTGAAGATTAATGACAACATAATAGGTTGATTTTTCCAAAATAGACTGAACTCCCTTTTTACAGTAATGATTTATTATATCGTAAAAATTCAGATAGTAAAAGAGCTAGGCTTCAATTAAAGGGATATTGTTATCAAATACGGTACTTATTTGCTATGATTTAAGTAGCTAACAGAGAAACTAGGGGAGGTAAAAGAATGTTATACAGCCGTAATGATAAGGAAAATAGTAAAGAATTACTAGCACCTATTTTTGGAACGCGGGAAGAAGATCGGGAAATTCCTAAATATGTATTAGGCAAATCACCTATTGAGCCAAGAATTGCGTACCGTCTTGTGAAAGATGAATTATTAGATGAAGGCAATGCTAGGCAGAATTTAGCCACTTTTTGTCAAACCTATATGGAAGACGAGGCGACTAAATTAATGTCTGAAACATTAGAAAAAAATGCAATTGATAAATCTGAGTACCCAAGAACTGCAGAATTAGAAAATCGGTGTGTCAATATGATAGCAGACCTCTGGAATGCACCAAAAGATCAAAAGTATATTGGTACCTCAACGGTCGGTTCGTCTGAAGCGTGTATGTTAGGTGGAATGGCGATGAAGTTTAGCTGGCGCAAACGTGCTGAAAAATTAGGATTAGATCTAAACAAGCAAAAGCCCAACTTGATTATTTCATCTGGTTATCAAGTTTGTTGGGAAAAATTTTGTGTTTATTGGGACATTGAAATGAGGGTAGTTCCAATGGATTTAGAGCATATGAGTATTGATGTAGAGCAGGTAATGGACAAAATTGATACCTATACGATAGGAGTAGTTGGAATATTAGGAATCACTTATACTGGCAAGTTTGATGATATTAAATCCTTAGACGATAAACTAGAAGTGTATAACCAAAAAACCGAATTTAAAGTTTTTATTCATGTTGATGCTGCATCTGGAGGACTATTCACTCCTTTTATTGATCCAATGCTAGAATGGGATTTTCGATTAAAAAATGTGATTTCCATCAACACATCTGGTCATAAGTATGGGTTAGTGTATCCAGGAATTGGTTGGATTGTTTGGAAAGATGAGGCATATTTACCAAAAGAATTAATTTTTGAAGTGAGTTATTTAGGCGGCTCGATGCCAACGATGGCTATTAATTTTTCAAGAAGCGCTAGTCCAATTATTGGTCAATACTATAATTTTTTACGTTTTGGTTTTGAAGGATACCGAGAAATTCATCAAAGAACAAAGGATGTTGCCCTTTATTTAGCCAATGAAGTCGAGAAAACGGGTCTTTTTGATATTTACAATGATGGAAGTAATTTGCCAATCGTTTGCTATACGTTAAAAAAAGATCAAGTAAAATGGACACTCTATGACTTAGCAGATCGTTTGCAAATGAAAGGTTGGCAAGTTCCAGCGTACCCATTGCCTGAAAAGTTAAGTCATATTGTGATTCAACGATATGTTTGTCGAGGTGATTTTGGATTGAATAGTGCAGAAGCCTTTATGGAAGACTTTAAGATGTCATTACAAGAATTAGCTGAAGCAAGCATTTTATTTCATGATTCATCTGATAAAAGTGTTCATGGTTTTACACATTAAGCTAATTTTGTGTGTTGTTAAATTATTTCAACTAAAAAGGATTGAATCTAGTTGATTCAATCCTTTTTATGTTATAAAGCGTTATATTTGTCAATGTTTTTTAGTATTTTTTTAGCTTCATGAATGGCTTTTTCTTGTTCAACATAACTTTTTACTCGTGTATTAGAATCATCCAGCTTTTCAAGTGTACGATCTAAATGGTCAAAGTTTTTTTCGATATCTGCCAATGCGACTTGGGATTTTTCAATGGAAGCAATATCTCTTTTTTCTTCTTTTTCAAGTTCTTTATCATTAAATTTATCAATTTTTTTAGCTTCTTTTACTATTTTTTTGATTTCGTGGATCGCTTTTTCTTGTTCAATAAAAACGGTAACTTTGTTTTCAGTACTGTCTAGCTTCGATAACGTTTTCTCTAACTTTAAAAGTGTGTCTGCAATCTTTTCAATAGCATGTTCTTCTTTTTTTTCATAGTTTGTCATCTTTATCCCTACTTTCAAATTTTTTAGTTCCTACACTCTAATTCTAATGGATAAGTAACTAGAAGTCTAATGAAACGAAAGGCTCCTACTAGTTACCTAAAAAACCAATTTTAATCACTCTAACTAAGCAAAAATGAAATAGTAACGGATGAACGTACAATTAAGATTCGACACGTTATCCCTTTGACTACATGACAAAACTGTAAGATGCTAGTTGAAATTGTAAGTTTTAAAACAGGCTAGTGAGAAAAATGCGTGCTAGACTAAAGAAGTAGTAAAAAGAACTGAAATCAATAGATGAGTTAGTAGGAGGAAGAAGCATGAAAGAGACAGTAGTAGATGTAAAAAATGTACGAAAAGTATACGGTAAAAAAAATGAAAATCAATATGAAGCATTAAAAGATGTATCTTTTGACGTTAAGAAAGGTGATTTCGTTGGAATTATGGGACCGTCTGGTTCAGGAAAAACAACGTTACTTAATGTATTGTCTACACTAGACACAACGACTTCTGGTTCCATTAAAATAGCTGGTAAAGATATTACACATTTAACCTCGGATCAATTATCTGATTTTCGAGCAAAAGAACTAGGGTTTATATTCCAAGACTTTAATTTATTAGAGAACTTAACAATGTATGAAAATATTGCGTTGCCATTGTCGTTACAAGATGTGCCATCAAAACAAATCAAACCAAAAGTTGAAAAAATTGCAGAAACGTTAGACATTACAAGAATTTTGCATCATTATCCTGCTGAAGTTTCAGGCGGACAAAAACAACGAGTAGCAGCAGCTAGAGCACTTGTTCATGAGCCAGCTATTCTTTTAGGAGATGAACCAACAGGCGCACTTGATTCTAAAAACGCGAAAAGCTTACTTGAATCAATGAAAGGACTAAATGAGGATTTTGACGTTTCGATTTTACTAGTAACACATGATGCATACAGTGCAAGTTATTGTAAACGAATTTTATTTATTCAAGATGGCGAGATTTTTAAAGAG
This window encodes:
- a CDS encoding glutamate decarboxylase — its product is MLYSRNDKENSKELLAPIFGTREEDREIPKYVLGKSPIEPRIAYRLVKDELLDEGNARQNLATFCQTYMEDEATKLMSETLEKNAIDKSEYPRTAELENRCVNMIADLWNAPKDQKYIGTSTVGSSEACMLGGMAMKFSWRKRAEKLGLDLNKQKPNLIISSGYQVCWEKFCVYWDIEMRVVPMDLEHMSIDVEQVMDKIDTYTIGVVGILGITYTGKFDDIKSLDDKLEVYNQKTEFKVFIHVDAASGGLFTPFIDPMLEWDFRLKNVISINTSGHKYGLVYPGIGWIVWKDEAYLPKELIFEVSYLGGSMPTMAINFSRSASPIIGQYYNFLRFGFEGYREIHQRTKDVALYLANEVEKTGLFDIYNDGSNLPIVCYTLKKDQVKWTLYDLADRLQMKGWQVPAYPLPEKLSHIVIQRYVCRGDFGLNSAEAFMEDFKMSLQELAEASILFHDSSDKSVHGFTH
- a CDS encoding ABC transporter ATP-binding protein codes for the protein MKETVVDVKNVRKVYGKKNENQYEALKDVSFDVKKGDFVGIMGPSGSGKTTLLNVLSTLDTTTSGSIKIAGKDITHLTSDQLSDFRAKELGFIFQDFNLLENLTMYENIALPLSLQDVPSKQIKPKVEKIAETLDITRILHHYPAEVSGGQKQRVAAARALVHEPAILLGDEPTGALDSKNAKSLLESMKGLNEDFDVSILLVTHDAYSASYCKRILFIQDGEIFKEIHRTDTREAFYQEILDVLASFGTKE
- a CDS encoding tetratricopeptide repeat protein, with translation MDRNQKAFQLWEQGQPTEAIELLFKEIDTHPENMDSYYNLATMLMLAQKYEDAKAVLTLANEKKANQSNILYAFGNLYYQTADYSQSIYYFSQVFKQSETVKKDAAIMLGQSYLALEQPKKALVYLLTAFQLDETDSELALLLGNAFLQTEAFKEAYTYYDLTSKLNQENNEAWFKKGLMGMVLGNEKETIEADFQKSQELNPGYYQQNLTKLEEIEAFLQANRQE
- a CDS encoding diacylglycerol/lipid kinase family protein, with amino-acid sequence MEKSTYYVVINLQSGSGNGANVWKIIEKALLEKKKNYQLFISEYAGHTISLVNQLAKDIHTTQQKDALILIIGGDGTLHEAVRGLGEEYKKTPLGYIPAGSGNDFARGVGISRKPLVALNQILKAKSASAFDIIEFQEKEQPVGYFVNNVGVGFDALVVKLTNNSSAKATLNKYNLGSLAYVASLVKAYFNQRSFPIQLTVDGKTTAFKDAFLVTTTNHSYFGGGVNIAPMAVPTDGLIDVIVVSKLPLLKIISLFVMMLLGGRHTRFKSVHHFSGKKIHLETLHAVDGQADGEELGKQLFDLDFNPATRYFWFAN
- the recD2 gene encoding SF1B family DNA helicase RecD2 — encoded protein: MEMQEKLNLFAGDDPFVVGQVAAIFYQNPTNFYKVVLVRVVETNSTFKEKEIVVTGSFGQIQEEEVYRFYGKLTDHPKFGLQFNAERYQQERPTSAAGVVSYLSSDKFPGIGKKTAESIVDALGEYAIDEILQNPAILKGIPSLNDKKIAMISETLQAGDGMEQIIIGLNGFGFGSQLAFSIYQTYQEETLSIIQENPYQLVEDIENIGFKKADSIAEQLGFAADSPARLRAAILYTLNEICLSQGDTYTLAEPLLAETIRILEDSRPFMIEPDFVANELIGLLEEHRLIENDEKLYINTLYHAEWGVANSVKRLLERQKKIHYKGHDIPKEIRRLEKRLNISYGDSQVKAIEEALTSPLFLLTGGPGTGKTTVLNGIVELFAELNGLSLDINDYHNAIFPILLAAPTGRAAKRMNESTGLPSSTIHRLLGLNGRDKNTDALSERELEGGLLIVDEMSMVDTWLANSLLKAVPSNMQVILVGDKDQLPSVGPGQVLHDLLKSQMIPSMELNEIYRQEDGSSIIQLAHEIKDGKLPADFTSNKKDRSFFRCESPQIEHVIKQVVEKAKAKGFTSQDIQVLAPMYRGPAGIDALNKMMQEIFNPNDTGKRKEVKFNDKVYRIGDKILHLVNNPESNVFNGDMGEVVGIQLAKETEDKVDEMIIQFDTNEVTYKRNEWNKITLAYCCSIHKSQGSEFKMVILPMVRNYHRMLRRDLLYTAITRSRDLLILCGEPQAFETCVEKSSDDRLTTLKERIVETDEVEVHFEPLTPKKVDSLEVEEKQPAEPIKEEQQPKTEELSLFEAEETTTDPSNEPISYHLTLKLVTSNQINPMIGMENCSPYDFN
- a CDS encoding histidine phosphatase family protein, which encodes MTKLYFVRHGKTEWNLSRKLQGGQADSPLLEDSLIEAQLLGEQLKEVAFGQVFVSTQLRAVKTCEMLLSEFVEAPGVTYVDGLKEFGLGTLEGQTIEEAIDAFPEQMHHLRNNAHEYNPIEFQGETYQALIDRSLAVVHEAMENYPEQNLLFISHGVTLVAVIQTLLGKPLSDIREAGGLDNTSLSVIEVTPLEMKLILWNDKSHLTS